Proteins from one Malania oleifera isolate guangnan ecotype guangnan chromosome 4, ASM2987363v1, whole genome shotgun sequence genomic window:
- the LOC131153425 gene encoding LOW QUALITY PROTEIN: pyrroline-5-carboxylate reductase-like (The sequence of the model RefSeq protein was modified relative to this genomic sequence to represent the inferred CDS: inserted 1 base in 1 codon; deleted 1 base in 1 codon; substituted 1 base at 1 genomic stop codon), with translation MPNTPSAIGEGASVSCLGGAATTEDGELISSLFGAIDKIWRANETLFDAITGLSGSDPANIFXETLADAGVAAGLPRELALGLASXTVLEAKSIAAKTGKHPGELKGNVASPGGTVAGIHEFEKGGFRGIIMNAVAAAPKRSRGLSQS, from the exons ATGCCAAATACGCCTTCTGCTATTGGAGAGGGAGCTTCAGTCTCATGCTTGGGAGGAGCTGCAACAACAGAAGATGGAGAATTAATATCTAGTTTATTTGGAGCTATTGACAAGATATGGAGAGCTAATGAGACATTGTTCGATGCTATCACTGGCTTGAGTGGCAGTGACCCagcaaatatat ttgaaacttTGGCTGATGCAGGGGTAGCAGCAGGCTTGCCAAGAGAACTTGCATTGGGTCTTGCTTCTTAGACTGTTTTGGAGGCA AAATCCATCGCTGCGAAGACTGGGAAGCATCCAGGTGAGCTCAAAGGCAATGTTGCATCACCTGGTGGGACCGTTGCTGGTATTCATGAGTTCGAAAAGGGTGGATTTCGTGGGATCATAATGAATGCTGTTGCTGCTGCACCTAAACGAAGTCGAGGCCTTTCCcaaagctag